Proteins from one Salinispora arenicola genomic window:
- a CDS encoding phytoene desaturase family protein, whose amino-acid sequence MAPVGAASPDAIVIGAGHNGLVAANLLADAGWDVLVLEATGAPGGAIRSAQVTAPGYLSDLYSSFYPVGYASPVLRGLGLDQYGVRWRHAPDVLAHLLPDGRAAVLNRDPATTATSLEAFAAGDGERWLAAYGDWCQVADPVLDAITTPFPPVRSSLTLVRRLRVAGAMRLARQLVMPVRRLGDELFRGAGGAALLAGCGLHTDLAPEEVGSGAFGWLLAMLGQQVGWPVPDGGAQRITDALVARLADRGGQIRCGARVDRVLTARGRAMGVRTEDGALWRARRAVLADVPAPALFLDLVGADVLPPRLVADLAHFRWDGSTLKVDWALSAPVPWTNRAVATAGTVHLGADLDGLTDYAATLARGEVPRSPFLLVGQMTVADPSHSPPGTESLWSYTHLPFRRSWRAEEVAAHVQRMEQVLEDAAPGFRDLVVGRHVAGPADLEAGDPSLVGGALGGGTAAAYQQLFFRPVPGLGRADTPVDRLFLASASAHPGGGVHGACGANAARAALARDGALTGGLYAAAMGAAHRAVYR is encoded by the coding sequence ATGGCTCCAGTCGGCGCGGCGTCCCCGGACGCGATCGTTATCGGAGCGGGGCACAACGGTCTGGTGGCCGCCAATCTGCTCGCCGACGCCGGCTGGGACGTGCTCGTGCTGGAGGCGACCGGAGCGCCGGGCGGGGCGATCCGGTCGGCCCAGGTGACCGCTCCCGGCTACCTGAGCGACCTCTACAGCTCCTTCTACCCCGTCGGTTACGCCTCGCCGGTGCTGCGCGGGCTGGGGCTGGACCAGTACGGGGTGCGTTGGCGGCACGCCCCGGACGTGTTGGCGCACCTGCTGCCGGACGGGCGGGCGGCGGTACTCAACCGCGATCCGGCGACCACGGCCACCTCCCTGGAGGCGTTCGCGGCCGGTGACGGAGAGCGGTGGCTGGCCGCGTACGGCGACTGGTGCCAGGTGGCCGACCCGGTGCTGGACGCCATCACCACGCCATTCCCGCCGGTGCGCAGCAGTCTCACCCTGGTGCGCCGGCTGCGGGTCGCCGGGGCGATGCGTCTGGCCCGCCAACTGGTGATGCCGGTTCGTCGGCTCGGCGACGAGCTCTTCCGTGGGGCGGGTGGTGCGGCCCTGCTCGCCGGCTGCGGGCTGCACACCGACCTCGCCCCGGAGGAGGTCGGCTCCGGGGCTTTCGGGTGGCTGCTGGCGATGCTTGGCCAGCAGGTTGGTTGGCCAGTGCCGGACGGCGGCGCCCAGCGGATCACCGACGCGCTGGTGGCGCGGCTCGCCGACCGGGGCGGTCAGATTCGCTGCGGCGCGCGGGTGGATCGGGTGCTGACCGCCCGGGGCCGGGCGATGGGCGTCCGGACCGAGGACGGTGCGCTGTGGCGGGCCCGCCGTGCGGTGCTCGCCGACGTGCCGGCACCCGCACTCTTCCTGGATCTTGTCGGGGCCGACGTGCTACCGCCCCGGCTGGTGGCGGACCTGGCCCACTTCCGGTGGGACGGCTCGACCCTGAAGGTCGACTGGGCGTTGTCCGCTCCGGTGCCGTGGACCAACCGAGCGGTTGCCACGGCGGGCACCGTCCACCTCGGCGCCGACCTCGACGGGCTGACCGACTACGCGGCGACGCTGGCCCGGGGGGAGGTTCCCCGCAGTCCGTTCCTGTTGGTCGGGCAGATGACCGTCGCCGACCCCAGCCACTCGCCGCCCGGCACCGAGTCGTTGTGGTCGTACACCCACCTGCCGTTCCGGCGGTCGTGGCGGGCCGAGGAGGTCGCCGCGCACGTACAGCGGATGGAACAGGTGCTGGAGGATGCCGCCCCGGGCTTCCGTGACCTGGTGGTGGGCCGCCACGTGGCGGGACCGGCGGACCTGGAGGCGGGCGATCCGAGCCTGGTCGGCGGGGCACTCGGCGGGGGTACCGCCGCCGCCTACCAGCAGCTGTTCTTCCGCCCGGTCCCCGGCCTCGGTCGCGCCGACACACCCGTCGACCGGCTCTTTCTGGCCAGTGCGTCGGCGCATCCCGGCGGTGGTGTGCACGGCGCGTGCGGTGCCAACGCCGCGCGGGCGGCGTTGGCCCGCGACGGCGCGCTGACCGGCGGCCTGTACGCGGCGGCGATGGGTGCGGCGCACCGCGCGGTCTACCGCTAA
- a CDS encoding aldehyde dehydrogenase family protein, producing the protein MYTVAQLIGGVWGAGGEGGELVVHDPADGTPVSSVPVATAEEVSKAVEAARGAAEEWAATPPAERAAALHRAADAVAAVAAELAQATTAEMGKPLADARGGVDAGVGTLHQYAELAPVRGGRTLHGATEAIDFMLPQPRGVVAAITPWNDPVAVSCGLLGAALVTGNVVLYKPSERTPATGWLLAKTLDGALPAGVLSLLTGGPEVGAALAAQRVDVLAHVGSTATGRSIAAAAAQTGAKVLLENGGSDPLVVDGNVDPVWAAQQAALGAFANAGQICVAVERIYVHRDVAEDFVDALVDRAQALRSGPGADPATELGPLVDRRHRDHVHGQVTAAVAQGARIRTGGALPDGPGAHYPATVVSDCRHDMPLVREETFAPVAPVVVVDSFSEALRCAADSPYGLAATVLTASMSHAQRAWRELPVGTVKVNAVFGGAPGGAAHPRRGSGQGFGYGPELLDEFTATKAVHLEAPGGGHW; encoded by the coding sequence ATGTATACGGTTGCTCAGCTCATCGGCGGAGTGTGGGGGGCAGGTGGCGAAGGGGGCGAACTGGTCGTCCACGACCCGGCCGACGGCACCCCCGTCAGCTCGGTGCCCGTGGCGACGGCGGAAGAGGTCAGCAAGGCGGTGGAGGCGGCCCGGGGCGCCGCCGAGGAGTGGGCGGCGACGCCCCCGGCGGAGCGCGCTGCCGCCCTGCACCGGGCCGCGGACGCGGTGGCTGCCGTCGCCGCCGAACTGGCCCAGGCCACGACGGCGGAGATGGGAAAGCCCCTCGCCGACGCGCGGGGCGGGGTAGATGCCGGCGTCGGCACCCTGCACCAGTACGCCGAGCTGGCGCCGGTCCGTGGCGGGCGGACACTGCACGGTGCCACTGAGGCGATCGACTTCATGCTGCCGCAGCCCCGTGGCGTGGTCGCCGCGATCACTCCCTGGAACGATCCGGTAGCAGTCTCCTGCGGCCTGCTCGGCGCGGCGCTGGTCACCGGGAACGTGGTGCTCTACAAGCCGAGCGAGCGGACCCCGGCGACCGGCTGGCTGTTGGCGAAGACCCTGGACGGGGCGCTGCCGGCCGGCGTGCTCTCACTGCTGACCGGGGGGCCCGAGGTAGGCGCGGCGCTGGCCGCCCAGCGCGTCGATGTGCTCGCTCACGTGGGTTCGACCGCCACCGGCCGGTCGATCGCCGCCGCGGCCGCACAGACCGGTGCGAAGGTACTGCTCGAAAACGGCGGCAGCGACCCCCTCGTCGTCGACGGAAACGTGGACCCGGTCTGGGCAGCCCAGCAGGCGGCACTCGGTGCGTTCGCCAACGCCGGGCAGATCTGCGTCGCCGTGGAACGGATCTACGTACACCGGGATGTGGCCGAGGACTTCGTCGACGCCCTGGTCGATCGGGCACAGGCCCTGCGTAGCGGCCCGGGCGCCGACCCGGCGACCGAACTGGGCCCGCTGGTCGACCGGCGGCACCGCGACCATGTCCACGGACAGGTCACGGCCGCGGTGGCACAGGGTGCCCGGATCCGAACCGGCGGCGCCCTGCCGGACGGGCCGGGCGCGCACTACCCGGCGACCGTGGTGTCGGACTGCCGGCACGACATGCCCCTGGTCCGCGAGGAGACCTTCGCCCCGGTCGCCCCGGTCGTGGTGGTCGACTCGTTCTCCGAGGCCCTGCGGTGCGCGGCCGATTCGCCGTACGGGCTCGCCGCGACCGTACTGACCGCCTCGATGAGCCACGCCCAGCGCGCCTGGCGCGAGCTTCCGGTGGGCACCGTGAAGGTCAACGCGGTCTTCGGTGGGGCGCCGGGCGGTGCCGCGCATCCGCGCCGGGGCAGCGGGCAGGGATTCGGGTACGGGCCGGAACTACTCGACGAGTTCACCGCGACGAAGGCGGTCCACTTGGAGGCCCCCGGGGGCGGCCACTGGTGA
- a CDS encoding ChaB family protein, whose protein sequence is MPGREDMPSTLRRSPDKAQRTWEKTHDSALRTYGSGERASRAAYAAVKHEFEKVGDHWESKGRKGPSDRQAAGGGPQRRAATAGGVDANATKDHLRRVARELDISGRSTMTKPELVRAIEKANNRLTAQARQRGRSR, encoded by the coding sequence ATGCCCGGGCGGGAGGACATGCCCAGCACGCTGCGACGCTCCCCGGACAAGGCGCAGCGCACCTGGGAAAAGACCCACGACTCGGCCCTACGGACGTACGGCTCGGGAGAGCGCGCGAGTCGGGCCGCGTACGCAGCGGTCAAGCATGAGTTCGAGAAGGTGGGCGACCACTGGGAGTCGAAGGGTCGGAAGGGCCCCAGCGACCGGCAGGCCGCCGGCGGTGGTCCCCAGCGGCGTGCGGCGACCGCGGGGGGCGTCGACGCCAACGCCACCAAGGACCACCTGCGGCGAGTCGCGCGCGAACTCGACATCTCCGGCCGGTCGACCATGACCAAGCCGGAACTGGTGCGGGCGATCGAGAAGGCCAACAACCGGTTGACAGCCCAGGCCCGGCAGCGGGGCCGGAGCCGTTGA
- a CDS encoding DUF2795 domain-containing protein: protein MERGSSKHGPRLDDEMESEVSGLVQGPGAAGSRVDESRQPEPAGEDQPEPKTVTAGALRSGNPQGMSSDDVEARSRLGRFITMSALPGDRATLVANARDNDAPADVIAELERLPSDTRYQTVSEIWAALGHRNETTRW, encoded by the coding sequence ATGGAACGTGGCAGCAGCAAGCACGGACCGAGGCTCGACGACGAGATGGAAAGCGAGGTCAGCGGCCTCGTGCAGGGTCCGGGGGCGGCCGGCTCACGCGTCGACGAGTCCCGCCAACCGGAGCCGGCGGGTGAGGACCAGCCGGAACCGAAGACGGTGACGGCCGGCGCGCTGCGCAGCGGCAACCCGCAGGGCATGAGCTCCGATGATGTCGAGGCCCGCAGCCGGCTCGGGCGATTCATCACGATGTCCGCCCTACCCGGCGATCGGGCGACCCTGGTCGCCAATGCGCGGGACAACGACGCGCCGGCCGACGTGATCGCCGAGCTGGAGCGCCTGCCCTCGGACACCCGTTACCAGACGGTCTCCGAAATCTGGGCCGCGCTCGGCCACCGCAACGAGACGACCCGCTGGTGA
- a CDS encoding SRPBCC family protein has protein sequence MSGVIEHVDVSVPVRTAYDQWTQFEEFPRFMEGVQEVRQTSATMTHWTVEIAGARREFDAEITEQLPDERVAWRSTGPTQHAGVVTFHRLDENSSRVTLQLEFEPHGVVEQAGDMLGFVDRRAKGDLQRFKQFIEARGTETGAWRGKVDRPQP, from the coding sequence ATGAGTGGCGTGATAGAACACGTGGACGTGTCGGTTCCGGTGCGCACCGCATATGACCAGTGGACCCAGTTCGAGGAGTTCCCGCGCTTCATGGAGGGGGTGCAGGAGGTGCGTCAAACCTCCGCGACGATGACCCACTGGACCGTGGAGATCGCCGGAGCGCGACGCGAGTTCGACGCCGAGATCACCGAGCAGCTCCCGGACGAGCGGGTCGCCTGGCGCTCGACCGGCCCCACCCAGCACGCCGGCGTGGTCACCTTCCACCGGTTGGACGAGAATTCCAGCCGCGTCACGCTCCAACTCGAGTTCGAGCCGCACGGTGTGGTCGAGCAGGCCGGCGACATGCTCGGCTTCGTCGACCGGCGGGCGAAGGGCGACCTGCAACGGTTCAAGCAGTTCATCGAGGCACGCGGCACGGAGACCGGCGCCTGGCGGGGCAAGGTCGACCGCCCCCAGCCCTGA
- a CDS encoding DUF6401 family natural product biosynthesis protein, which produces MRAPFHQVSPRTLIDAARSTLSTLSATVGTDGLAAASTRPGLLALVDQHAAAVRESLGGDRRPLTVAALAGYTEGIRAAAREHDWQQPTETIDWAAPDWLLTRLLAVSALARSLDSPRPAPLPPL; this is translated from the coding sequence ATGCGCGCCCCGTTTCACCAGGTCAGCCCCCGCACGCTCATCGACGCTGCTCGCTCGACGTTGTCGACCTTGTCCGCGACGGTGGGCACCGACGGCTTGGCGGCGGCCTCGACGCGACCGGGGCTGCTCGCGTTGGTCGACCAGCACGCCGCAGCGGTGCGGGAGAGCCTTGGCGGGGATCGGAGACCACTGACCGTCGCCGCCCTGGCGGGCTACACGGAAGGGATCCGCGCGGCCGCCCGCGAGCACGACTGGCAGCAGCCGACCGAAACGATCGACTGGGCGGCGCCAGACTGGCTACTCACCCGTCTACTCGCGGTCTCCGCCCTGGCCCGTTCCCTGGACAGCCCCCGGCCGGCACCGCTGCCGCCACTCTGA
- a CDS encoding mechanosensitive ion channel family protein, with protein MPETLAARQVDIGAAVTDMWRAVLLFIPRAIAFIVILVIGWLIARAVLKAVDAALERVNFDRAVERGGIKRALARTKYDASDILARLAYYAVLLFTLQFAFGVWGPNAISDLISGVVAWLPRAFVAIVIVVVAAAIASAVRDLVSGALGGLAYGRVLADLAAVFILALGVIAALNQVGIATTVTTPVLIAVLATVAGILIVGVGGGLVKPMQSRWEGWLSRMAEEGRAVQQHRQAQGAGRSDVERQMADRTGPERERTQAKSHEPATTGGGGQSGGAGDETQQFDR; from the coding sequence ATGCCGGAAACCCTCGCGGCAAGGCAGGTCGACATCGGCGCTGCCGTGACCGATATGTGGCGGGCGGTGCTGCTGTTCATACCGAGAGCCATCGCGTTCATCGTGATTCTGGTGATCGGATGGCTCATCGCCCGAGCCGTCCTCAAAGCGGTGGACGCGGCGCTGGAACGGGTGAACTTCGACCGCGCGGTGGAGCGGGGCGGCATCAAACGCGCGCTGGCCCGTACCAAATACGACGCCAGTGACATCCTCGCGAGGCTCGCGTACTATGCCGTGCTGCTGTTCACTCTGCAGTTCGCGTTCGGTGTGTGGGGACCCAACGCGATCAGTGATCTGATCAGCGGTGTGGTGGCCTGGCTACCCCGGGCTTTCGTGGCGATCGTCATCGTGGTGGTGGCCGCGGCCATCGCGAGTGCGGTCCGCGACCTCGTCAGCGGTGCACTCGGCGGTCTCGCGTACGGTCGGGTTCTGGCCGACCTGGCGGCCGTCTTCATCCTGGCGCTCGGTGTGATCGCGGCACTGAACCAGGTCGGTATCGCCACCACGGTGACCACACCGGTGCTGATCGCAGTGCTCGCCACGGTGGCCGGAATCCTGATCGTGGGTGTCGGCGGTGGTTTGGTCAAGCCGATGCAGAGCCGCTGGGAGGGATGGCTGAGCCGGATGGCCGAGGAAGGGCGGGCCGTCCAGCAGCACCGGCAGGCCCAGGGCGCCGGCCGCAGCGACGTCGAACGGCAGATGGCCGACCGGACCGGGCCCGAGCGGGAGCGGACGCAGGCGAAGTCCCACGAGCCGGCGACCACGGGCGGCGGTGGCCAGTCGGGTGGTGCGGGTGACGAGACCCAACAGTTCGACCGTTGA
- the ahcY gene encoding adenosylhomocysteinase — MRIPSSVTNGTSGIGSDTTGEGDYRVADLSLADSGRKEIRLAEHEMPGLMALRAAHTRTKPLAGARIMGSLHMTVQAAVFVETLVALGAQVRWTSANVLSTQDHAAAALVVGPEGTPSAPSGVPVFAWRDESPEEYWWCVERALSFPDGGPNMLVDDGGEATLVVHKGVEFEAGGARSPADLAGSADRRALFELIGPSLATDPGKWTRMAEGIHGVTEQTTISADHLRMLCQNGELLFPAIDLSNSVTMGIMDRVYGTRHSLLDGLNRATDTLIGGKMAVVLGYGHVGKGCVKALRGQGARVVVVETDPICALQAAMDGIQVSTLDDVVEQADIVVTATGNVKVVTVDHLARMKDQAIVGNIGDFDFEIDVAGLAKRQDVQRLAIKPQVDLWRFDDGHAIVVLSEGRLLNLGNATGHPSFVMSVAFVSQVLAQIELFTKTDRYPLDVHRLPRELDEQAAHLHLDPLGATLSTLTDSQAEYLGVARDGPFKPEHYRY; from the coding sequence ATGCGCATCCCATCGTCAGTCACAAACGGAACGTCAGGAATCGGTTCGGACACGACCGGCGAGGGCGACTACCGGGTTGCCGACCTGTCGCTCGCGGACTCCGGCCGCAAGGAGATCCGGCTCGCCGAGCATGAGATGCCGGGCCTGATGGCGCTGCGTGCCGCGCACACGCGTACCAAACCGCTGGCCGGCGCACGAATCATGGGCTCCCTGCACATGACGGTGCAGGCAGCGGTCTTCGTCGAGACACTCGTGGCGTTGGGTGCACAGGTGCGTTGGACGTCGGCGAACGTGCTATCCACCCAGGATCACGCAGCCGCGGCATTGGTCGTCGGCCCCGAGGGCACGCCGAGCGCACCCTCGGGTGTGCCGGTCTTCGCTTGGCGGGACGAGTCCCCGGAGGAGTACTGGTGGTGCGTCGAACGAGCGCTCTCCTTCCCCGACGGCGGCCCGAACATGCTCGTCGACGACGGCGGTGAGGCGACGCTCGTGGTGCACAAGGGGGTCGAGTTCGAAGCCGGGGGAGCGAGGTCACCGGCAGATCTCGCAGGCTCCGCAGACCGGAGAGCACTCTTCGAGCTGATAGGTCCCTCGCTTGCCACCGACCCCGGAAAATGGACGAGGATGGCTGAAGGAATTCATGGCGTAACAGAACAGACAACGATTTCCGCCGACCATTTGCGGATGCTGTGCCAAAACGGCGAATTATTGTTTCCGGCGATCGACCTCAGCAACTCCGTAACCATGGGCATAATGGACAGGGTGTACGGCACCCGACACTCCCTGCTCGACGGGCTCAACCGAGCAACGGATACGCTGATTGGCGGCAAGATGGCGGTGGTCCTCGGGTACGGCCACGTAGGAAAGGGGTGCGTGAAGGCGTTACGGGGACAGGGAGCGCGGGTCGTGGTGGTGGAGACAGACCCGATCTGCGCACTACAGGCAGCGATGGACGGAATCCAGGTGTCCACCCTCGATGACGTGGTCGAGCAGGCCGATATCGTCGTTACCGCGACCGGCAACGTCAAGGTTGTCACCGTTGATCACCTCGCCCGCATGAAGGACCAGGCGATCGTGGGAAACATCGGTGACTTCGATTTCGAGATCGATGTGGCAGGGCTGGCGAAACGGCAGGACGTCCAGCGACTTGCTATCAAGCCCCAGGTGGACCTGTGGCGCTTCGACGATGGGCACGCGATCGTCGTGCTGTCGGAGGGCCGCCTGCTGAATCTCGGTAACGCCACCGGGCACCCCAGCTTCGTGATGTCGGTCGCCTTCGTCAGTCAGGTGCTCGCCCAAATCGAACTGTTCACCAAGACCGACCGCTACCCGCTCGACGTGCACCGACTGCCCAGGGAACTCGACGAGCAGGCAGCCCACCTGCACCTCGACCCGCTCGGCGCCACCCTGAGCACCCTCACCGACAGCCAGGCCGAGTATCTCGGCGTGGCCCGGGACGGGCCGTTCAAGCCGGAGCACTACCGCTACTGA
- a CDS encoding general stress protein encodes MNGPTSAWRPGLPGGDTIPSGPAGQPSPPSGDGTGPGVGPPTVTIGSYPDYRSAQRVVDHLADNRFPVEHTAIVGTNLTLVETVLGRLTTGRAALLGAGTGAWFGLFIGLLFGIFTAGNWFAVVLAGLVIGAIWGAVFGAVAHAMTGGRRDFTSASSLRAGEYAVIVDQQYAEQARQLLGRLHLQTPQQQRD; translated from the coding sequence ATGAACGGTCCAACCTCGGCCTGGCGTCCCGGGTTGCCGGGCGGCGACACCATCCCCTCCGGTCCGGCGGGTCAGCCGTCGCCCCCCAGCGGCGATGGCACCGGGCCGGGGGTGGGCCCGCCGACGGTGACAATCGGTTCGTACCCGGACTACCGTTCCGCCCAACGGGTCGTCGACCACCTGGCGGACAATCGGTTCCCGGTGGAACATACCGCCATCGTCGGCACCAACCTCACCCTGGTCGAGACGGTTCTCGGCCGGTTGACCACCGGGCGGGCGGCGCTGCTCGGCGCCGGCACCGGCGCGTGGTTCGGTCTGTTCATCGGTCTACTGTTCGGCATCTTCACCGCGGGAAACTGGTTCGCGGTGGTCCTGGCCGGTCTGGTGATCGGTGCGATCTGGGGCGCGGTGTTCGGGGCGGTGGCGCATGCGATGACCGGCGGTCGCCGTGACTTCACCTCGGCCAGTTCGCTGCGCGCCGGCGAGTACGCCGTCATCGTCGACCAGCAGTACGCCGAGCAGGCCCGTCAGCTCCTCGGTCGACTGCACCTCCAGACGCCGCAGCAGCAACGGGATTGA
- a CDS encoding GNAT family N-acetyltransferase — MEIMELATPGLLLRPWRRQDAPEVFDALREPQIALWNPQGDVPNLAAAEEWIRRRADPTSGAVSYAVTDQTGLVGSVALRRSGAECASVGCWTVPAARGRGIATQAVSRLVEWGFAEDGLHRIELCHAVGNVASCRIAERVAFTLEGVLRESYRYGDGRLHDEHLHARLATDPRPA; from the coding sequence GTGGAGATCATGGAACTGGCCACCCCCGGGCTGCTGCTGCGGCCGTGGCGCCGCCAGGACGCGCCCGAGGTCTTTGACGCCTTACGGGAGCCGCAGATTGCCCTCTGGAACCCACAGGGGGACGTCCCGAACCTGGCCGCTGCCGAGGAGTGGATCCGACGTCGGGCGGATCCGACCAGCGGAGCGGTCTCGTACGCGGTGACCGACCAGACCGGTCTGGTCGGCTCGGTGGCGCTGCGCCGCAGCGGCGCGGAGTGCGCCTCCGTCGGTTGCTGGACGGTGCCGGCGGCGCGGGGCCGGGGCATCGCGACCCAGGCGGTGTCCCGGCTGGTGGAGTGGGGTTTCGCCGAGGACGGCCTGCACCGGATCGAGCTGTGTCACGCGGTGGGCAACGTCGCCTCCTGCCGGATCGCGGAACGTGTCGCCTTCACCCTTGAGGGTGTGTTGCGGGAGTCGTACCGGTATGGGGACGGTCGCCTCCACGACGAGCACCTGCACGCTCGGCTCGCCACCGACCCGCGACCCGCCTGA
- a CDS encoding GNAT family N-acetyltransferase has translation MTGILVERLRPARTRLVAERIAEAFLALDAPRWLVPDARRRESVLAGQFEIIVDHGMRHGLVFGTAGLTGVAVWLPSIEEDSAPPPRDYDARLAAACGEWTDRFAHLDELFAANHPHPDHHHLAFLAVQPDRQGQGVGSALLRHHHAWLDANRMPGYLEAASRIGVSLYSQHGYQAREPFRLPDGTPFWPMWREPR, from the coding sequence GTGACGGGCATCCTGGTCGAGCGTCTCAGGCCGGCGCGGACGCGGCTGGTCGCGGAGCGGATCGCCGAGGCGTTCCTGGCACTGGACGCACCGCGCTGGCTGGTCCCCGACGCGCGCAGGCGGGAGTCGGTGCTCGCCGGGCAGTTCGAGATCATTGTCGACCATGGGATGCGGCACGGCCTGGTGTTCGGCACCGCCGGTCTGACCGGCGTGGCCGTCTGGCTCCCCTCGATCGAGGAGGATTCGGCGCCGCCTCCCCGGGACTACGACGCCCGGCTCGCCGCGGCCTGTGGTGAGTGGACGGATCGGTTCGCCCACCTTGACGAACTGTTCGCCGCGAACCACCCGCACCCCGACCACCACCACCTCGCCTTCCTCGCCGTGCAGCCCGACCGGCAGGGCCAGGGAGTCGGCAGTGCGCTGCTGCGCCACCACCACGCATGGCTGGACGCCAACCGGATGCCCGGCTACCTGGAGGCGGCCAGCAGGATCGGCGTCAGTCTGTACAGCCAGCACGGCTACCAGGCGCGCGAACCGTTCCGGTTGCCGGACGGCACCCCGTTCTGGCCGATGTGGCGGGAACCCCGCTGA
- a CDS encoding APC family permease has product MSSTATIERPSNVSEALARGRLGVPSVVFFVLSAAAPLTVVAGVVTTGYGVIGVLGIPLAFLAVAALLALFSVGYVAMARRLANAGAFYSYVSRGLGRPAGVGAAWVALIAYNALQVGLYGAIGAAAEPVLDRLFGVSVQWWLVALGAWAVVAVLGLLRVDINGRVLAVLLLAEIAVILVFDLGQLGNPAGGQVSFAAFAPDNLFVPGIGAVLVLAILGFVGFESAVVFSEESKDPRRTVPMATYLSIAIIAGLYALSSWSMTVAVGPDQISEQAGEQSVALIFNLAGEHLGDTVVAIGQVLFLTSVVAAMISFHNTTARYAFALGRERVLPAAFGRTSPRSGAPRTASLAQSTLGLVVILLYAVNGWDPIVQLFYWCGTSGGFGVLLLIATTSVAVIAYFARTGVAETLWRRAVAPGLATVALLGVLTLALINFADLLGVAPDHALRWGVPVAYLAAALLGVVWGLVLRSNRPSTYARIGLGAESAAATVRPETPTVPAVPDRTAAPR; this is encoded by the coding sequence ATGTCCTCGACAGCAACTATCGAACGACCGAGCAACGTCTCTGAGGCGCTGGCCCGCGGCCGGCTCGGCGTGCCATCGGTGGTCTTCTTCGTCCTCTCCGCGGCGGCGCCACTGACCGTGGTGGCAGGTGTGGTGACCACCGGCTACGGCGTCATCGGGGTGCTCGGCATACCGCTGGCCTTCCTCGCTGTCGCCGCCCTGCTCGCCCTCTTCTCGGTCGGCTACGTGGCGATGGCCCGCCGGCTGGCCAACGCCGGCGCCTTCTACTCGTACGTCTCGCGGGGACTGGGTCGGCCGGCCGGGGTCGGCGCCGCCTGGGTGGCGCTGATCGCGTACAACGCGCTGCAGGTCGGGTTGTACGGCGCCATCGGCGCCGCCGCCGAGCCCGTCCTGGACCGGTTGTTCGGCGTCAGCGTGCAGTGGTGGCTGGTGGCCCTCGGCGCCTGGGCGGTTGTCGCGGTGCTGGGCCTGCTCCGGGTCGACATCAATGGCCGGGTGCTCGCGGTGCTGTTGCTCGCCGAGATCGCGGTGATCCTGGTGTTCGACCTCGGTCAACTGGGCAACCCCGCCGGCGGCCAGGTCAGTTTCGCCGCGTTCGCACCGGACAACCTCTTCGTTCCGGGCATCGGCGCGGTGCTGGTGCTGGCGATCCTCGGGTTCGTCGGGTTCGAGTCGGCTGTGGTCTTCAGCGAGGAGAGCAAGGATCCCCGCCGCACGGTGCCGATGGCCACCTACCTGTCCATCGCGATCATCGCAGGGCTCTACGCGCTCTCGTCGTGGAGTATGACCGTCGCGGTCGGGCCGGACCAGATCTCCGAACAGGCCGGCGAGCAGAGCGTTGCGCTGATCTTCAACCTGGCCGGTGAGCACCTCGGTGACACCGTCGTGGCCATCGGCCAGGTGCTGTTCCTGACCTCGGTGGTAGCTGCCATGATCTCCTTCCACAACACCACCGCCCGGTACGCGTTCGCCCTCGGCCGGGAGCGGGTGCTGCCGGCGGCCTTCGGGCGGACCTCGCCCCGCAGCGGCGCCCCCCGCACGGCGTCCCTCGCGCAGAGCACGCTCGGCCTGGTGGTGATCCTGCTGTACGCGGTCAACGGGTGGGATCCGATCGTGCAGCTCTTCTACTGGTGCGGCACCAGCGGTGGGTTCGGGGTGCTGCTGCTGATCGCCACCACGTCGGTCGCGGTGATCGCGTACTTCGCTCGCACCGGCGTGGCGGAGACGCTGTGGCGACGGGCGGTAGCACCAGGGCTCGCCACGGTGGCGCTGCTGGGTGTGCTCACCCTAGCGTTGATCAACTTTGCCGACCTGCTCGGCGTGGCACCGGACCACGCCCTGCGCTGGGGGGTCCCGGTCGCGTACCTGGCTGCCGCGCTGCTCGGTGTGGTGTGGGGGCTGGTGTTGCGGTCGAACCGCCCGAGTACCTACGCCCGGATCGGGCTCGGCGCGGAGAGCGCCGCCGCCACGGTTCGGCCCGAGACGCCGACCGTGCCGGCGGTGCCGGATCGGACGGCGGCTCCGCGGTGA